A genome region from Tolypothrix sp. PCC 7712 includes the following:
- a CDS encoding response regulator, with the protein MSLAIVEIGVILIVDDNPNNLEVLSEALMDTGWEILVAVNGEGAIAQAEYAHPDIILLDVMMPGIDGFTTCDRLKSNPITADIPIIFMTALSETVNKVKGLNLGAVDYITKPCDQQEVLARVQTHLKIRHLTKQLQTQNQQLQQEVAERLLAEAKLQSLTQDLEQRVEERTSQLSHALSHLQQTQVNLVQREKMSALGELVAGIAHEINNPVNFILGNLGHASEYTQSFIELLNLYQKYYPEPVDEIADKIDEIDLNYLICDFPEIILSMHKGTKRMAQMIRALRHFSRRDDASAEPTNIHEGIDSTLLILQYRLKANPERPAIQIIKEYNTLPLVECFPGPLNQVFMNILANAIDAIEESFAKSNSSLVEYTGKITIRTSVIEQRSVVIIQIADNGIGMTQAVQQGLSEPMFTTKPVGKGTGLGLSISRQIIEEQHQGAISFVSELGKGTEFSIEIPLVRS; encoded by the coding sequence ATGAGTTTAGCAATTGTGGAAATAGGGGTAATTTTGATTGTTGATGATAACCCCAATAATTTAGAAGTTTTATCAGAAGCCTTGATGGATACAGGCTGGGAAATCTTAGTGGCTGTGAATGGTGAAGGTGCGATCGCCCAAGCTGAATATGCTCACCCTGATATTATTCTCTTAGATGTGATGATGCCGGGAATTGATGGATTTACCACCTGCGATCGCTTAAAATCAAATCCCATAACGGCTGATATTCCCATTATCTTTATGACGGCTCTTTCAGAAACTGTCAATAAAGTTAAAGGCTTAAATTTGGGAGCGGTAGACTATATTACCAAACCATGTGATCAACAAGAAGTATTAGCACGTGTGCAAACTCATTTAAAAATTCGTCATCTCACCAAGCAACTGCAAACTCAAAATCAGCAACTGCAACAAGAAGTAGCAGAACGTCTGTTAGCAGAAGCGAAATTACAAAGCCTGACTCAAGATTTAGAACAACGGGTAGAAGAAAGAACATCTCAACTTTCTCATGCTTTATCTCATCTCCAGCAAACTCAGGTAAACCTGGTACAACGAGAAAAAATGTCTGCTTTAGGTGAATTAGTCGCCGGAATTGCTCATGAAATTAATAATCCTGTCAACTTTATTTTAGGAAATCTTGGTCACGCTTCCGAATATACTCAAAGTTTTATTGAATTATTAAATCTCTATCAAAAATATTATCCCGAACCAGTCGATGAAATAGCCGATAAAATCGATGAAATCGACTTGAATTATTTGATATGCGACTTTCCAGAAATTATTTTATCGATGCATAAAGGCACAAAGCGCATGGCGCAAATGATTCGCGCCCTGAGACATTTTTCTCGCCGCGATGATGCAAGCGCTGAACCCACAAATATTCATGAAGGTATCGACAGTACATTATTAATTTTGCAATATCGCCTCAAAGCTAATCCAGAACGTCCAGCCATTCAAATAATTAAAGAATATAATACCCTACCGCTAGTAGAATGTTTTCCTGGCCCCTTAAACCAAGTATTTATGAATATCCTTGCTAATGCTATTGATGCCATAGAAGAGTCATTTGCCAAAAGCAATTCTTCATTGGTAGAGTACACAGGAAAAATTACAATTCGTACTAGCGTAATAGAACAACGTTCAGTAGTAATTATTCAAATTGCTGACAATGGCATTGGTATGACACAAGCAGTTCAACAAGGTTTATCTGAACCAATGTTTACCACCAAACCTGTTGGTAAAGGAACCGGATTAGGTTTGTCTATTAGTCGGCAAATTATTGAAGAACAACATCAAGGAGCAATTTCATTTGTATCTGAACTAGGAAAAGGTACAGAATTTTCCATTGAAATTCCTTTGGTGAGAAGTTAG
- the phnD gene encoding phosphate/phosphite/phosphonate ABC transporter substrate-binding protein — protein sequence MYQQLFCKVVDNLPKIRATVWLSVLAIALFGTACTANRESSSAIQPLTVPSPHSQRTENEQAAITMAVIPWQVSSEQEQKLQPLADYLGKTLKRPFQFEITKNYETAVELLIQGKVDLAYLGPSSYIAARLRDSQIEPLVSPINQDTKRPWYTSVIIASKTSGIKTLQDLPGKRFAFVSRISASGYVVPMAKLQELGINPQRDFRSVVFLGSHDKSKQALIKGEVDAIADDKRSFTQQIKEGKIDPKKYTIIWESVPLPSIPIVAASKVSIELKDTLKKVLIDAPAGLIDPSGAVGIGYTLVQDSDYDIIRDFQKRVPTQ from the coding sequence ATGTATCAGCAACTTTTTTGTAAAGTTGTCGATAATTTACCTAAAATAAGGGCTACTGTCTGGCTTTCAGTATTAGCGATCGCACTATTCGGTACAGCCTGTACTGCAAATCGTGAAAGTTCGTCTGCAATTCAACCCCTGACGGTTCCATCACCTCACAGCCAGCGAACTGAAAACGAACAAGCCGCAATCACAATGGCGGTGATTCCTTGGCAAGTTTCCTCTGAGCAAGAACAGAAACTGCAACCTTTGGCTGACTATTTAGGCAAAACCCTGAAGCGGCCTTTTCAATTTGAAATTACTAAGAACTACGAAACAGCAGTTGAATTATTAATTCAAGGGAAAGTAGATTTAGCGTACCTGGGGCCAAGTAGCTACATTGCGGCCCGCCTTCGAGATTCTCAAATTGAACCCCTTGTTTCTCCAATTAATCAAGATACCAAGCGACCTTGGTATACATCTGTAATTATCGCTAGCAAAACTAGCGGTATTAAAACTTTACAAGATTTACCAGGTAAACGCTTTGCTTTTGTAAGTAGGATATCTGCTTCTGGATATGTTGTCCCAATGGCTAAATTACAAGAATTGGGTATTAATCCTCAAAGAGATTTTCGCTCAGTTGTTTTCTTGGGTAGCCATGATAAATCTAAGCAAGCTTTAATCAAAGGTGAAGTAGATGCGATCGCAGATGACAAGCGATCATTTACACAACAAATTAAAGAAGGGAAAATCGACCCTAAAAAATACACGATTATTTGGGAATCTGTGCCGCTCCCAAGCATACCTATTGTTGCAGCTAGTAAAGTCTCTATTGAACTCAAAGATACTTTGAAAAAGGTATTGATTGATGCACCGGCGGGTTTAATCGACCCTAGCGGTGCTGTGGGAATTGGCTATACTCTGGTGCAAGATTCCGATTATGACATTATTAGAGACTTTCAAAAGCGGGTTCCCACTCAATAG
- a CDS encoding homocysteine biosynthesis protein, whose amino-acid sequence MRTIAEINEKITSQRAVVLTVEELKARVAEIGVAKAAKEVDVVTTGTFEPMESSGAIINLGHTDPPIKIRRCWLDGVPAYSGFGAVDLYIGASCPADAIDGEEVKERGGGHVIEDLIAGKAVQLRAQGQVTDCYPRATFETTIMRETINQFYLFNPRNLYQNFIVGVNGGDRPLFTYLGPLQPRLGNAVYSNPGAISPLLNDPNLEVVGIGTRIFLGGGIGYVAWEGTQHFPLQKRLANNTPIGPSATLALIGDAKHMDARWVRGCYFKSYGPSLMLGVGVPIPVLSEKVVEHCAVLDKDLVAPIVDFSIPRRVRPTFGLVSYAQLKSGRVTIEGKTVRVAPLASLYLSRQVALELKNWIEAGTFTLTEPVSPVPMERSFIPQDRWTEF is encoded by the coding sequence ATGCGAACAATTGCGGAAATCAACGAAAAAATTACTAGCCAACGTGCAGTGGTGTTGACAGTTGAAGAACTGAAAGCCAGAGTTGCAGAAATTGGTGTAGCAAAAGCTGCCAAAGAAGTTGATGTAGTTACCACTGGCACATTTGAGCCAATGGAATCAAGTGGTGCAATTATTAATCTGGGACATACTGACCCACCAATCAAAATTCGCCGTTGTTGGTTAGATGGTGTACCAGCTTACTCTGGATTTGGTGCGGTAGATTTATACATTGGAGCTAGTTGTCCAGCCGATGCGATCGATGGGGAAGAAGTTAAAGAACGTGGCGGTGGTCATGTCATTGAAGATTTGATTGCAGGTAAAGCTGTACAATTACGAGCCCAAGGACAAGTGACCGATTGTTACCCGCGCGCCACCTTTGAAACCACGATCATGCGGGAAACGATAAATCAGTTTTATTTATTTAATCCGCGAAATCTCTACCAAAATTTTATTGTGGGAGTTAATGGAGGCGATCGCCCACTTTTTACTTATCTGGGGCCGTTACAGCCACGTTTAGGCAATGCAGTTTATTCTAACCCGGGAGCAATTTCGCCTTTACTTAACGACCCGAATTTAGAAGTTGTTGGCATTGGCACGAGAATTTTTTTAGGTGGTGGTATTGGCTATGTGGCTTGGGAAGGTACTCAACACTTCCCCTTACAAAAACGCTTGGCTAATAATACGCCCATAGGGCCATCTGCGACTTTAGCTTTAATCGGTGATGCCAAGCACATGGATGCGCGTTGGGTGAGGGGATGCTACTTCAAAAGCTATGGCCCTTCATTAATGTTAGGCGTTGGGGTTCCAATTCCCGTGTTATCAGAAAAAGTAGTGGAACATTGTGCCGTGCTAGATAAAGACTTAGTCGCGCCAATCGTAGACTTTTCCATTCCCCGGCGCGTTCGTCCTACATTTGGTTTGGTGAGTTACGCGCAACTCAAGTCTGGACGTGTCACCATTGAAGGCAAAACCGTGCGTGTAGCACCATTGGCAAGTTTATATTTATCTCGGCAAGTTGCCCTAGAGTTGAAAAATTGGATTGAAGCTGGCACCTTCACCCTCACCGAACCAGTATCCCCAGTGCCGATGGAACGCTCTTTCATCCCCCAAGACCGTTGGACGGAGTTTTGA
- a CDS encoding ATP-binding protein gives MRITTKCIGSSLIVGGLVVSTLVGGDIFIRKSETTAQDTQTKNAQALTTILRINVALNNQVAALKDMILLRRDAVNLLKYQDALSAFITNLSELENLNPGVASELNKIRDRHHLLAEVVTELTNQSQIDKPLELAQSQQDFRVINAFSRDIELYLNVLTQKLQQHYALDKQEFEHFKQNTQLARQIIILSILLIFIGQLLLILLPVTRSIQQLQQGAVILGNGNLEYRLNIKTQDEIEELADAFNQMSATLAASYRSLELKKELADRANRAKSEFLANMSHELRTPLNGILGYAQILQRDISITTKQRDGLRIIHQCGSHLLTLINDILDLSKIEAQKMELYCHDFHFPAFLQSVVEICRIRAEQKGISFIYQPSHDLPTAISADEKRLRQVLINLLSNAIKFTETGGVQFTVTVLEKSTLTTKIRCQVSDTGIGISQAQIEKIFLPFEQAGDTHKQSEGTGLGLAISQKIVKLMGSKIQVKSELNQGSSFWMDLDLQESLDWMQSARMIADDKIVGIANGKRKLLIVDDKWENRSVIVNLLQEIGFEIAEATNGEQALEKACQFLPDLIITDLTMPVMDGFELTRRLRMLPEFENLTIIVSSASVFESDEHKSIGVGADDFLPKPVQMEDLFLKLQQYLQVEWIYESLQSKEAVEVIPVNPPISVNKLITIPSAEVEQLFELAMRGNIKGIREQAEKLKQLDEKFIPFAQELLQLAKSFQIDKIKEFIQLYRGEQK, from the coding sequence ATGCGAATCACGACCAAGTGTATTGGCTCGTCTTTAATTGTCGGAGGACTGGTTGTTTCTACTCTAGTTGGTGGTGACATCTTCATTAGGAAATCTGAAACTACAGCCCAAGACACCCAAACCAAAAATGCTCAGGCTTTAACTACTATTTTGCGAATTAATGTTGCCTTAAATAATCAGGTAGCAGCGCTTAAAGATATGATTTTGCTGAGGCGTGATGCGGTAAATCTGCTGAAATACCAAGATGCATTATCGGCATTTATCACTAATTTATCTGAACTAGAAAATTTAAATCCAGGTGTGGCTTCAGAGTTAAATAAAATTCGCGATCGCCATCATCTTTTAGCTGAGGTAGTCACAGAACTCACGAATCAATCACAAATCGATAAACCTTTAGAGTTAGCTCAATCACAGCAAGATTTTCGCGTGATTAATGCTTTTTCTCGTGATATTGAACTATATTTAAATGTCTTAACTCAGAAACTCCAACAACACTATGCGCTAGACAAGCAAGAATTTGAGCATTTCAAACAGAATACTCAACTTGCAAGACAAATCATTATCTTGTCTATTCTGCTAATTTTTATCGGGCAGTTATTACTGATTCTCTTACCAGTAACTCGCTCAATTCAACAGCTACAACAGGGAGCAGTAATTCTTGGCAATGGCAATCTAGAGTATCGCCTAAATATCAAGACGCAAGATGAAATTGAAGAATTAGCAGATGCATTTAACCAAATGTCTGCAACTTTAGCTGCATCTTATCGCTCTCTGGAATTAAAGAAAGAACTTGCCGATAGAGCAAATCGTGCTAAAAGTGAGTTTTTAGCTAATATGAGCCACGAATTGCGAACTCCGTTGAACGGTATTTTAGGTTATGCTCAAATTCTCCAACGAGATATCAGCATCACAACTAAACAGCGCGATGGCTTAAGGATTATTCACCAATGTGGCTCACATCTTTTAACATTAATTAATGATATTTTAGATTTATCTAAAATCGAAGCTCAGAAAATGGAACTTTATTGTCATGATTTCCATTTTCCAGCATTTCTTCAAAGTGTTGTAGAAATTTGCCGCATTCGTGCAGAACAAAAAGGTATCTCATTTATTTATCAACCATCTCACGATTTGCCAACAGCTATATCTGCAGATGAAAAAAGGTTACGACAAGTATTAATTAATTTATTGAGTAATGCTATTAAATTCACTGAAACAGGAGGTGTACAGTTTACTGTTACTGTATTAGAAAAATCAACATTAACTACAAAAATTCGCTGCCAAGTTAGTGACACAGGAATTGGTATAAGCCAAGCACAAATAGAGAAAATATTTTTACCTTTTGAGCAAGCTGGAGATACTCACAAACAATCTGAAGGTACTGGTTTAGGTTTGGCTATTAGCCAAAAAATTGTCAAATTAATGGGCAGTAAAATTCAGGTAAAAAGTGAATTAAATCAAGGTAGTAGCTTTTGGATGGATTTGGATTTACAGGAATCATTAGACTGGATGCAATCAGCCAGAATGATAGCCGACGATAAAATTGTTGGCATTGCTAATGGTAAGCGGAAATTATTAATTGTCGATGATAAATGGGAAAATCGTTCTGTAATTGTCAATTTGCTTCAAGAAATTGGATTTGAAATTGCAGAAGCAACTAATGGTGAGCAAGCCTTAGAAAAGGCTTGTCAATTTTTACCAGATTTAATAATTACAGACTTAACTATGCCTGTAATGGATGGCTTTGAATTGACACGTCGTCTCCGGATGTTACCTGAGTTTGAAAATTTAACAATTATTGTTTCATCTGCTAGCGTATTTGAGTCTGACGAACATAAAAGTATAGGAGTTGGTGCAGATGATTTTCTGCCTAAACCTGTGCAGATGGAAGATTTATTTTTGAAGTTACAGCAGTACTTACAAGTTGAGTGGATTTATGAGTCGCTACAGTCAAAAGAAGCTGTAGAAGTGATACCTGTGAATCCTCCAATTTCAGTCAATAAATTAATTACAATTCCATCTGCAGAAGTTGAGCAACTTTTTGAATTAGCGATGAGAGGAAATATTAAGGGTATTCGTGAGCAAGCAGAAAAGCTTAAACAATTAGATGAAAAATTTATACCCTTTGCTCAAGAGTTACTGCAACTGGCAAAAAGCTTTCAAATCGACAAAATCAAAGAGTTTATTCAGCTATATCGAGGAGAACAAAAATGA
- a CDS encoding tetratricopeptide repeat protein, with amino-acid sequence MSQTRSWLVKVVLALAVLAFVGISMVPLFAAFNQQNDKQTPAQNNASAGNNVASTDQKSKLQDEVRGYQLVLQREPENQTALKGLLQARLQLLTLKEGDIQGVIEPLEKLAKLNPEQTEYAVLLAQAKQQIGDKEGAAQAYRSVLSTKPGDLKALQGMVSLLLSQQRPEAAIGLLQDTLSAAPQANKIQPGSVDTVAVQVLLGTVHASQKRYPQAISAYDQAIQKDTKDFRPVLAKAMLLKQQGKVAEAKPLFNTASALAPAQYKDEINKAAEVAPVPAPTASSTASPASKP; translated from the coding sequence GTGTCTCAAACGCGCAGCTGGTTAGTTAAGGTCGTGCTGGCTCTGGCAGTTCTTGCTTTTGTGGGTATTTCAATGGTTCCACTGTTTGCTGCATTTAATCAACAAAATGATAAGCAAACTCCAGCCCAGAACAATGCCAGCGCTGGGAACAATGTGGCTTCAACTGACCAAAAATCAAAACTCCAAGATGAAGTTCGGGGTTATCAGCTGGTTTTACAACGGGAACCAGAAAATCAAACTGCTCTTAAAGGCTTGCTCCAAGCAAGGTTACAACTTTTAACTCTCAAAGAAGGAGATATTCAAGGTGTAATTGAACCTTTAGAAAAGTTAGCCAAGCTGAATCCAGAACAAACCGAATACGCTGTTCTTTTGGCTCAAGCCAAGCAGCAAATTGGCGATAAGGAAGGCGCAGCTCAAGCCTATCGTAGTGTTTTAAGTACAAAACCAGGCGATTTGAAAGCTTTGCAAGGAATGGTGTCTCTGTTACTCAGTCAACAACGCCCTGAAGCTGCTATTGGTTTATTGCAAGATACTTTATCCGCCGCACCCCAAGCTAATAAAATTCAGCCCGGAAGTGTAGATACAGTTGCAGTACAGGTGCTTTTAGGCACTGTTCATGCGTCTCAAAAACGCTATCCCCAAGCTATTTCCGCATACGATCAAGCAATCCAAAAAGATACCAAGGATTTTCGTCCGGTTTTGGCTAAGGCAATGTTACTGAAGCAACAAGGCAAAGTTGCTGAAGCTAAACCTTTATTCAATACAGCTTCGGCTTTAGCACCTGCTCAATACAAAGACGAAATTAATAAAGCAGCAGAAGTTGCTCCAGTTCCAGCGCCAACTGCATCGTCTACAGCCTCACCAGCAAGTAAACCGTAA